A genomic window from Glycine max cultivar Williams 82 chromosome 17, Glycine_max_v4.0, whole genome shotgun sequence includes:
- the LOC100801640 gene encoding histidine kinase 5 produces MVCEMESDCIEDMDIEVLSSMWPEDIGTDVGKQFNIEKPGRDQDMLEEVTIIEEPTIADFQRLMELTNYTDKGSSQLAYLMQHWEYKQANAVRLLREELDNLSKQRKEVELRKLEILKDNRFEEENYGGDKRPVSILDEVYYTWQDVPVPLRKSDVVVQNKRIEIEAEYDTVVYWKQRALQLEKQLEASVQREQILMDKLQESVKNLERQSSPVEELSQILKRADNFLHFILQNAPVVIGHQDKELRYRFIYNHFPSLQEEDIIGKTDVEIFTGSGVKESQDFKREVMEKGLPAKKEITFETELFGSKTFLIYVEPVFSKAGETIGVNYMGMEITDQVRKRERMAKLREDIAVQKAKETELNKTIHITEETMRAKQMLATMSHEIRSPLSGVVSMAEILSTTKLDREQRQLLNVMISSGDLVLQLINDILDLSKVESGVMKLEATKFRPREVVKHVLQTAAASLQKILTLEGNVADDIPVEVIGDVLRIRQILTNLVSNAVKFTHEGKVGINLYVVTEPPFAKAEGHQKMITEQSTNSANGVKEEKRASTPRSNDDQNCLDGQKNNDHPSQNHAVNDECRSSVKSECSINGDTEEQTHSTETVWIRCDVYDTGIGIPEKAIPTLFRRYMQVSADHARKYGGTGLGLAICKQLVELMGGRLTVTSKEHCGSTFTFILPYKVSTVCDDSDDPDELSDVDDNDDDTTEGFFQFQPRTLGSLFSSNGPTRPQNVLPGFRSSHNFNGFSENSFSFLTTNIISKGTNSTEDASSVIVDAPEMSESTGSSSHSPQTKHENVVNTNNQNQDKAHARLQNGSVDSSQHKEAMTLGTMSSEPQQTCQGQVKTDITSQSVIKSNKYTSSEVTKSTLGPKILLVEDNKINVMVTQSMMKRLGYGMDVVNNGVEAVRAVQRHTYDVILMDVYMPVMNGLQTTKLIRSYEETGNWEAAREAGIEQCSPASNECSVPLKNRIHIIAMTANTMSESADECYANGMDSFVSKPVTFQKLKDCLEQYLR; encoded by the exons ATGGTTTGTGAGATGGAGAGTGATTGTATTGAGGACATGGACattgaagtcctctcttcaatGTGGCCTGAAGATATTGGCACTGAtgttggaaaacagttcaataTAGAAAAGCCTGGAAGAGACCAAGATATGTTGGAGGAAGTCACAATCATAGAGGAGCCAACTATAGCTGATTTCCAGCGTCTCATGGAGCTTACAAATTACACAGATAAAGGGTCTTCTCAGCTGGCATACCTCATGCAACACTGGGAGTATAAGCAGGCTAACGCGGTTCGGCTTCTCAGAGAGGAACTTGACAACCTTAGTAAACAAAGGAAGGAAGTTGAGCTCAGGAAGTTGGAGATACTGAAAGACAATCGGTTCGAGGAAGAGAATTATGGTGGTGACAAGCGCCCAGTTTCTATATTGGATGAGGTTTACTATACATGGCAGGATGTGCCAGTGCCACTAAGGAAAAGTGATGTGGTTGTGCAAAACAAGAGGATTGAAATTGAAGCTGAGTATGACACTGTTGTGTATTGGAAACAGCGGGCGCTGCAGTTGGAAAAACAGTTGGAGGCAAGTGTCCAGAGGGAGCAGATACTAATGGACAAGTTGCAAGAAAGTGTAAAGAATCTTGAAAGGCAGTCTTCACCTGTGGAAGAACTATCTCAGATTCTGAAGAGAGCAGATAATTTCTTACATTTTATTCTCCAAAATGCACCTGTTGTTATTGGCCATCAG GACAAAGAGTTGCGCTATCGCTTTATCTACAATCATTTTCCGAGTTTACAAGAGGAG gACATCATAGGAAAAACAGATGTTGAAATTTTCACAGGATCCGGTGTTAAGGAATCCCAAGATTTCAAGAGGGAAGTAATGGAAAAAGGGTTGCctgcaaaaaaagaaattacttTTGAGACAGAATTATTTGGGTCAAAGACATTCTTGATATACGTAGAACCTGTCTTTAGCAAAGCAGGAGAGACAATTGGAGTAAACTATATGGGAATGGAAATAACAGATCAG gtaagaaaaagagaaagaatggCAAAGCTTAGGGAAGATATTGCAGTCCAGAAAGCAAAGGAAACAGAACTTAATAAAACCATTCACATTACAG AGGAGACTATGAGAGCAAAACAAATGCTGGCAACAATGTCTCATGAGATAAGATCTCCACTGTCTGGAGTTGTCAGCATGGCTGAGATTCTTTCCACCACGAAACTCGATCGGGAGCAAAGGCAGCTCTTGAATGTCATGATATCTTCTGGAGATTTGGTTCTTCAACTTATAAATGACATTCTTGATCTTTCCAAGGTTGAGTCAG GAGTTATGAAATTGGAAGCTACCAAATTCCGGCCAAGAGAGGTAGTAAAGCATGTACTCCAGACAGCTGCAGCATCATTGCAGAAAATATTAACCTTAGAAGGAAATGTGGCAGATGATATACCTGTTGAG GTCATTGGAGATGTTTTAAGGATTCGGCAGATTCTCACAAATTTAGTCAG CAATGCAGTAAAGTTTACACATGAAGGCAAAGTTGGCATAAACCTGTACGTTGTTACAGAACCACCTTTTGCCAAAGCAGAAGGCCATCAAAAGATGATCACAGAACAGTCTACAAATTCAGCAAATGGGGTGAAGGAAGAGAAACGTGCATCAACGCCGCGAAGCAACGATGATCAAAATTGTCTTGATGGTCAGAAAAACAATGACCATCCTAGCCAAAATCATGCAGTCAATGATGAATGCAGATCTTCAGTTAAAAGTGAATGCTCAATAAATGGAGATACTGAGGAGCAAACGCATTCAACTGAAACTGTGTGGATACGTTGTGATGTATATGACACAGGAATTGGAATACCAG AAAAGGCTATACCTACTTTATTTAGAAGGTACATGCAAGTAAGTGCTGATCATGCTCGAAAGTATGGTGGCACAGGGCTGGGACTAGCAATATGCAAACAGCTG GTTGAGTTAATGGGGGGTCGTTTAACAGTGACTAGCAAAGAACATTGTGGTTCTACCTTCACATTCATACTTCCATACAAGGTTTCAACAGTTTGTGATGATTCTGATGACCCAGATGAGCTCTCAGATGTGGATGATAATGATGACGATACAACAGAAGGCTTCTTCCAATTCCAACCTCGCACTTTGggctctctcttctcttctaaTGGACCTACCAGGCCACAAAATGTACTACCGGGATTCAGAAGCTCACACAACTTCAATGGTTTTTCAGAGAATTCTTTCTCATTCCTCACTACCAACATAATATCAAAAGGGACTAATTCAACCGAGGATGCTTCTTCAGTCATTGTTGATGCTCCAGAGATGTCTGAATCAACAGGTTCATCAAGTCACAGCCCTCAAACAAAGCATGAAAATGTAGTTAACACAAACAACCAGAATCAAGATAAGGCACATGCTCGGTTACAGAATGGTAGTGTAGACTCTTCTCAACATAAGGAGGCAATGACTCTAGGAACAATGTCAAGTGAACCACAACAAACATGTCAAGGTCAAGTGAAGACAGACATAACCTCCCAAAGTGTTATTAAGAGTAATAAATATACATCATCAGAAGTAACCAAATCCACATTAGGGCCTAAGATTCTTCTTGTTGAAGATAACAAGATCAATGTCATGGTGACACAGTCAATGATGAAGAGGTTAGGATACGGCATGGATGTTGTGAATAATGGAGTGGAAGCCGTACGTGCAGTGCAGCGCCATACTTATGATGTCATTTTGATG GATGTTTACATGCCAGTTATGAAtggtcttcaaacaacaaaaCTGATTCGGTCTTATGAGGAAACAGGCAATTGGGAAGCTGCAAGAGAAGCTGGAATTGAACAATGTTCACCAGCTTCAAATGAATGTTCTGTACCACTTAAAAACCGGATCCACATCATTGCG ATGACAGCAAACACAATGTCAGAGAGTGCTGACGAATGTTATGCAAATGGTATGGACTCATTTGTGTCAAAACCTGTGACATTCCAAAAACTGAAAGATTGTCTAGAACAGTACCTGAGGTGA